CTTTTGGAGATGGCAGCCATTCCTCAAAAATGCTGTGGGATAATACTTCAGAAGTAAAGCTTCTCATTACCGCCTCTGATAACAAGACGGTTCTTTGCGAAGTTGATAATATCCGTCAGCAAATTATCAACGGCAAATCGGTCGACATCTCAAGCTGTACCGGGCTATCGATGGGGAACCCTCTCTTTGTCGTACCAATGGATGTGAGCAGCAATTATCCGGCTAATAATATCGCCTTTGACCTGAGTACCTATCAAGGGAGCCTCTCAGGGATGATGCCCATCAATATTAACTATGCAAAGAACACGGACCCGGTTAATTCAAAGAAGTGCGAAGCTGATGACCCGCTTCTTGTGCAGTTAAACACGCGAACGCCAAAACCGATTCTGCTGACAGCCCCTGAGGACGGTGTGATGTTTGACCTCCTAGGGCAGATGATTCAGCCGGCCCACACAAAAGTTCTGACTTCCTGGTTTGCCGTCTCAGATGCTGACACTTATTTTGTCGTGCTGCCAGATTCGCAGGGACAAGTTCTTGGCATTGACCAAATGTTTGGGAATAGCACGAAGGGTCCAGACCGAAAATTTGCAACCCACGGATTTGCGGCACTGGCAAAATACGACGAGAATCGCGATGGCCTCATCACACCGGAAGACAGTGTTTATGAGCAGCTTCGCCTATGGAAAGACGTAAATCGCGATGGTATTGCCCAAGCCGACGAACTTTTCACGTTCGAAGAAAAAGGTGTCTTGGTGCTGGATTTGCACTTCGATCCTCGCTATCAGGAAAAGGACCGCTATGGAAACGTGGTTAAATATAAGTCTGTGGTAAAGATGAAAGACAATAGTTACGGCTTAGTTTACGATTTGTGGCTTAAGTTTATTGTGAAATAGTTTCTCTGAAAGGGGCTCGCGATTCCTATGCTCCCCAGGAATCAGGCCCCTTTCTTCTCATACCGACAAGATTCAAACCTCTTTGCTCTCCTGTTTTTTAGAGTGGGTCGAATAGAAGACGACCTTATCGACGAGCTCATGAAGATTAATCGGCTTCATGAGGTACTCATCAAATCCGGCCTTGGCGTACTTTTCTCGCTCGGTACTCATCGCATTGGCGGTCAGCGCAATAATCGGTTTCGAGTAGTGCTTCCCCCGCAACTGAGTTGTTGCTTCCAAGCCGTCCATCAGTGGCATTTGAATATCCATCAAGACGACATCGTAGCTACCACCAAGAGCTTTCTCGATCCCCTCCTGCCCGTTACCGGCAATTTCCACTTTGGCGCCAGAATCGTTGAGAATGTTTTTAATAAGCAACTGATTGTCAGCGGAGTCTTCCACCAACAAGATACTCTTTTCAGCAAGTGAGTTTTCGCGATACATCGGTTTGACACTCGCATCGACCTGAGTCTGATAAAGTGAATGGCTTTCATCACGGACCTCATCTGTCAGTCGGGTTGCAATCGTGATACGGAAAGTACTTCCTTTACCTGGCTCACTGGCAGTGATGCAAATATCTCCACCCATGAGTTGCGAGAGACGCTTTGAGAGCACAAGACCAAGACCGGTACCGCCAAAACGACGGGTCATCGTCACGTCGGCCTGAATGAAATTCTGGAACAAACGCTCTGTCTGCTCACGTGTCATTCCAATCCCTGTGTCTTGCACGTTAAAAGCAATCATCTCCGGGTGTTGATTGGTTTCAGGCACAATCTCCGTCGTTACTGTGACGGTGCCTTTTTCAGTAAACTTCAGCGCATTACCGATGATGTTTGTCAAAACCTGGCGAAGACGGGTCGGATCAGATACGATTTTCTCGGGAATATGGCCGCTCGTCTTCAGCTCCAAAGTGTTTTTTCGGTTATTAGCTTTTTCACGAAGGGTTTCAAAAACTTCTCTCGTGATTTGCATGGGATCAAATTCAAGCGCCTCCGGCTCCATATGTCCCGCTTCGACTTTTGAAAGATCTAAAATATCATCGATCAACTTCAAAAGCACATTGCCGTTACGTTCAATAATGCCGAGATACTCGTTAGCCTCTTCATCAAGGTTTGGATTTTCCATCTTCAATAGATCCGCAAAACCAATGATCGCCCCAAGCGGCGTGCGAATTTCATGGCTCATATTTGCAAGAAAGGCGGATTTAAGCTGATTGGCTTTTTCGGCGGCTTCTTTTGCCACTTTGAGTTCTTGCACCTGTTGTTTGAGCAGCTTGCGCTGTTCTTCGAGTTCGATAAAAATTTGAACCTTGCTTTTAAGCACCACTGGATCCACCGGCTTATACAGGAAATCCACAGCACCACTTTCATAGCCTTTAAATGTGAAGCTCGGACTTTCTTTTGCTGCAGTAATAAAAATAATCGGAACGTGTTTGGTTCTTTCCGTGCCTCGAATCAACTCTGCAAGTTCAAAACCGTTCATCTCAGGCATTTGCACATCAATCAAGGCAAGGGCGAACTCATGGTCCACCATCAGATTCAATGCATCCATACCGGATTCACATTTAAAAATTTGAATCTTCATATCCTCAAGCAAAGAGCTTAGGGCAAATAAATTTTCACGACGATCATCAACAATTAAAAGTTTCGTACTCAAGATAAAACTCCCAATAAAAAACTTAGCCTAAACTAGTCATTAAATCTTCAATCTCTTGCAGGGAAAACACAAAAGAAGTTTCCGTCGCCTGCAATGCCGCCTCAGGCATTGATTTAAACTCCGCGCTCCGAGGATTCTGCACAACGATCATTCCTCCCACTTGCTGAATACTCTTAAGCCCGTCAGCCCCATCGTTGTTAGCTCCTGTGAGCACAAAACCTGCACATTTTTCTTTATAAACTTCTGCGGCGCTCTCCATAAAAACATCGATAGAGGGACGCGCGAAGTGCACCGGTGAATCAACACTCAACGCAAAAGTTCGCGATTTCTCGACAAGCAAATGATAACCCGCTGGCGCAAAATAAATGACTCCGCCGGCAACAGGCTCTTTATCTTCAGCCTCTTTCACTGGGAGAGAACAGACCTCTTTAAAGAAATCCGCAATCGAAGTATGTGCCGTCGGGGCAATATGCTGAATCACCACAATAGCTGGCCCAAAGGGCGCCTTCAACCGCGCTAAAACCCTTTTAAGCGCGTCGATTCCACCGGCAGAGCTACCGATCACGATCATTTCATACTTTCGGTTCTTCCATGTATCCATCATTTGCGTTGATAAATCCTGTCGTATTTCGAAAATTCACTAAAGCGATGATCCCAGCGTGAAAACCTAAGAGTTTCTTTCGAGCCGACTACTAAAAATCCACCAAAGCAGAGACTTTCGTGAAAAAGCCCGAGAGCACGATCCTGCAGGTCTTTATTAAAATAAATCATCACGTTTCTGCAGGAGACCACCTGCATCTCACCAAACACACTGTCCGTCGCCAAGCTATGATCGGCAAAAACCACATTTCTACGTAATGCTTTATCAATCATAGCTGAGTCGTAGCCAACTGAGAAATAATCCGACAATGTCGTTTTGCCGCCGCTCTTTTGATAGTTCGTACTATAGAGCTTCATTCGATCCGTCGGAAAAAAACCCTGTTCAGCCTTTTTAAGGCTCACGGGATTAATGTCCGTAGCATAGAAGGTGGTCTTTTCTAAAAGACCTTCTTCATGCAGCAAAATAGCATACGAGTAGAGCTCTTCCCCGGTACTGCAGCCAGCGATCCAAAAGCGCAGGGAAGGATACGTTCTTAAAACCGGTACCGCCCTCTCACGAAAAGTTTGAAACACCTGAGGATCGCGAAACATTTCACTCGTGGGGACCGTTAAATACTGCAAAAGGCCCAAAAAGAAATCGACGTCTTCATTGGCGCGTTCTTTAATTTCAACCATTGTCGGCATTCCGAACTTCACCATGGCCGTGCTCAGCCTACGGCGCAAAGAACTCCTTGCATAGGAGCGAAAATCATAATTGTAACGTTCAAAGATCATCATGATAAAATCATCGATGTCTGTGTCATTGATTTCCGTTTGCAATTTAGACAGCTCCTTTTCCGTCGGTGTTAGACATCCAAATGCGCATCAGAGAAATAAGCTTATCCATATCCACTGGCTTCGCTAGATAGTCGTTGGCTCCTGCATTCAAACAAAGGTCGCGATCATCCTTCATGGCCTTTGCGGTCAG
The sequence above is drawn from the Bdellovibrionales bacterium genome and encodes:
- a CDS encoding response regulator codes for the protein MSTKLLIVDDRRENLFALSSLLEDMKIQIFKCESGMDALNLMVDHEFALALIDVQMPEMNGFELAELIRGTERTKHVPIIFITAAKESPSFTFKGYESGAVDFLYKPVDPVVLKSKVQIFIELEEQRKLLKQQVQELKVAKEAAEKANQLKSAFLANMSHEIRTPLGAIIGFADLLKMENPNLDEEANEYLGIIERNGNVLLKLIDDILDLSKVEAGHMEPEALEFDPMQITREVFETLREKANNRKNTLELKTSGHIPEKIVSDPTRLRQVLTNIIGNALKFTEKGTVTVTTEIVPETNQHPEMIAFNVQDTGIGMTREQTERLFQNFIQADVTMTRRFGGTGLGLVLSKRLSQLMGGDICITASEPGKGSTFRITIATRLTDEVRDESHSLYQTQVDASVKPMYRENSLAEKSILLVEDSADNQLLIKNILNDSGAKVEIAGNGQEGIEKALGGSYDVVLMDIQMPLMDGLEATTQLRGKHYSKPIIALTANAMSTEREKYAKAGFDEYLMKPINLHELVDKVVFYSTHSKKQESKEV
- a CDS encoding chemotaxis protein CheB, translating into MMDTWKNRKYEMIVIGSSAGGIDALKRVLARLKAPFGPAIVVIQHIAPTAHTSIADFFKEVCSLPVKEAEDKEPVAGGVIYFAPAGYHLLVEKSRTFALSVDSPVHFARPSIDVFMESAAEVYKEKCAGFVLTGANNDGADGLKSIQQVGGMIVVQNPRSAEFKSMPEAALQATETSFVFSLQEIEDLMTSLG
- a CDS encoding protein-glutamate O-methyltransferase CheR, with product MMIFERYNYDFRSYARSSLRRRLSTAMVKFGMPTMVEIKERANEDVDFFLGLLQYLTVPTSEMFRDPQVFQTFRERAVPVLRTYPSLRFWIAGCSTGEELYSYAILLHEEGLLEKTTFYATDINPVSLKKAEQGFFPTDRMKLYSTNYQKSGGKTTLSDYFSVGYDSAMIDKALRRNVVFADHSLATDSVFGEMQVVSCRNVMIYFNKDLQDRALGLFHESLCFGGFLVVGSKETLRFSRWDHRFSEFSKYDRIYQRK